From a region of the Xanthomonas rydalmerensis genome:
- a CDS encoding alpha/beta hydrolase, whose amino-acid sequence MRRPRLLAPALAALLAPLTTLAAPPQQTASALLDRLQAGDLAAVEAEFTPAMAKAVPPDKLAQAWRTLSTQLGALQQRGPASEREQHGLRVIEQRLQFERGALLAHVSIDADGKIAGLLFTPAPPPAPPPPAADAGFSEQAFAVGPLPGTLALPAGKGPFPAVVLVHGSGPQDRDETIGPNRPFLDVARGLAAQGIAVLRYDKRTFALPESFAGRINAGFTMDDETTDDAVAAVAALARTPGIDPARIVVMGHSQGGMLAARIAHRSGKTAGIVLWAAPARPLLDLLIEQNRYLLSQEHPPSPQRQAALAEIERRVAKVRGSGEVARSDSPLDVPATYWRAFDQVDPVADVRALGQPVLWLQGERDFQVTAPDWQRWQQALADDPRATMHRYAQLNHLGIAGTGAPGPGEYATPGHVDPALIADVAAWVRALPASHGAAP is encoded by the coding sequence CAGGCCGGCGACCTGGCCGCGGTCGAAGCCGAGTTCACCCCGGCGATGGCCAAGGCGGTGCCACCCGACAAGCTGGCCCAGGCCTGGCGCACGCTGTCCACACAACTGGGTGCGCTGCAGCAGCGCGGCCCGGCCAGCGAACGCGAGCAGCACGGGCTGCGCGTGATCGAACAGCGCCTGCAGTTCGAGCGCGGCGCACTGCTGGCGCATGTGTCGATCGACGCGGACGGCAAGATCGCCGGCCTGCTGTTCACGCCCGCACCGCCGCCGGCGCCTCCGCCGCCCGCAGCCGACGCCGGCTTCAGCGAACAGGCGTTTGCGGTCGGTCCACTGCCGGGCACGCTTGCGCTGCCGGCGGGCAAGGGCCCGTTCCCGGCAGTGGTCTTGGTGCACGGCTCGGGCCCGCAGGACCGCGACGAGACCATCGGCCCGAACCGTCCGTTCCTCGACGTCGCCCGCGGGCTCGCCGCGCAGGGCATCGCGGTGTTGCGCTACGACAAGCGGACCTTCGCCTTGCCGGAGAGCTTTGCCGGGCGCATCAACGCGGGGTTCACCATGGACGACGAGACCACCGACGACGCCGTCGCCGCGGTGGCGGCGCTGGCGCGCACGCCCGGCATCGACCCTGCGCGGATCGTGGTGATGGGCCACAGCCAGGGCGGCATGCTCGCCGCCCGCATCGCACACCGCTCCGGCAAGACCGCCGGCATCGTGCTGTGGGCGGCGCCGGCGCGGCCGTTGCTGGACCTGCTGATCGAGCAGAACCGCTACCTGTTGAGCCAGGAACATCCGCCGTCGCCGCAGCGGCAGGCGGCGCTGGCCGAGATCGAGCGCCGCGTGGCCAAGGTCCGCGGCAGTGGCGAGGTCGCGCGCAGCGATTCGCCGTTGGACGTACCCGCCACCTACTGGCGTGCGTTCGACCAGGTCGACCCGGTCGCCGACGTCCGCGCGCTCGGGCAGCCGGTGCTGTGGCTGCAGGGCGAGCGCGATTTCCAGGTCACCGCGCCGGACTGGCAGCGGTGGCAACAGGCGCTGGCCGACGACCCGCGCGCGACCATGCACCGCTACGCGCAACTCAATCACCTGGGCATCGCCGGCACCGGCGCGCCCGGGCCGGGCGAGTACGCGACGCCAGGCCACGTCGACCCGGCCTTGATCGCCGATGTCGCCGCCTGGGTGCGCGCCCTGCCCGCCAGCCACGGCGCCGCGCCATGA
- a CDS encoding PH domain-containing protein has product MSRLRSTSPSPARQYPVAPAHRLGLALWLWLPLLLVAAVIGGFALHAAQPGALWWHFGLLALIGVAGTATFARQRVLLHDGLVEIRATFLTKRVPLTTLRLQAARVVALSEHTGFKPALKLFGFGYPGFHAGHFRTRDGHKAFCLITSDRVLAVPLHDGGWLLLSVEHPRQVLQEWQTLATQAPGGEETRRAARRLA; this is encoded by the coding sequence ATGAGCCGGCTGCGATCCACCTCGCCCTCGCCGGCACGGCAGTATCCGGTGGCGCCGGCGCATCGGCTGGGTCTGGCGTTGTGGCTGTGGTTGCCGTTGCTGCTGGTGGCCGCGGTGATCGGCGGCTTCGCGCTGCACGCGGCGCAGCCCGGCGCGCTTTGGTGGCATTTCGGGCTGCTGGCGCTGATCGGCGTGGCCGGTACCGCCACCTTCGCGCGACAGCGTGTGCTGCTGCACGACGGTCTGGTGGAAATACGCGCGACCTTCCTGACCAAGCGCGTGCCGCTGACCACGCTGCGCCTGCAGGCCGCGCGCGTGGTCGCGCTGTCCGAGCACACCGGTTTCAAGCCGGCATTGAAGCTGTTCGGTTTCGGCTACCCCGGTTTCCACGCCGGCCACTTCCGGACCCGCGACGGGCACAAGGCGTTCTGCCTGATCACCAGCGACCGCGTGCTGGCCGTTCCCCTGCACGATGGCGGCTGGCTGCTGCTCAGCGTCGAACACCCCAGGCAGGTGCTGCAGGAGTGGCAGACGCTCGCGACGCAGGCTCCCGGCGGCGAAGAGACACGCCGCGCGGCCCGCCGCCTGGCCTGA
- a CDS encoding APH(3') family aminoglycoside O-phosphotransferase — MDDLAPHEIPATAPALPPTLSARLHGLHWHRNLVGEAGAQVYRLAGAGTPDLYLKRGIGEAHDEVVDEFARLHWLRAMGCVPRVLHFEADAAGAWLLSEALPGKTAYQWLLEAPAQAQRIVQALAEFLRGFHATPIATCPFDTSHLLRLAIAQRRLQAGLVDTEDFDEARAGWSADAVWQAMTALLPLASERVLCHGDYSLDNILLDAPDHVVGVIDLGRAGVADPYQDLAILANRLDEFGPELAGRFFAAYGIATPDLTRLQFHQLLDEFF, encoded by the coding sequence ATGGACGACTTAGCGCCACACGAGATTCCCGCCACCGCACCGGCGCTGCCGCCGACGCTGTCCGCGCGGCTGCATGGCCTGCACTGGCACCGCAATCTCGTCGGCGAAGCCGGCGCCCAGGTCTATCGGCTCGCTGGCGCCGGCACGCCGGACCTGTACCTCAAGCGCGGCATCGGCGAGGCGCACGACGAGGTGGTGGACGAGTTCGCCCGCCTGCACTGGCTGCGCGCAATGGGCTGCGTGCCGCGCGTGCTGCATTTCGAGGCCGACGCCGCCGGCGCCTGGCTGCTGAGCGAAGCCCTGCCGGGCAAGACCGCCTACCAGTGGCTGCTGGAAGCACCCGCACAGGCCCAGCGTATCGTGCAGGCGCTGGCCGAGTTCCTGCGCGGCTTTCACGCCACGCCGATCGCCACCTGTCCGTTCGACACCAGCCACCTGCTGCGCCTGGCCATCGCGCAGCGCCGGCTGCAGGCGGGTCTGGTCGACACCGAAGACTTCGACGAGGCGCGTGCCGGCTGGTCGGCGGACGCGGTGTGGCAGGCGATGACCGCGCTGCTGCCGCTGGCCAGCGAGCGCGTGCTGTGCCACGGCGACTATTCGCTGGACAACATCCTGCTCGACGCGCCGGACCACGTCGTCGGCGTGATCGATCTCGGCCGCGCCGGGGTCGCCGATCCGTACCAGGATTTGGCGATCCTGGCCAACCGCCTGGACGAATTCGGCCCGGAGCTCGCCGGCCGCTTCTTCGCCGCGTACGGCATCGCCACGCCGGACCTCACGCGGCTGCAGTTCCACCAGTTGCTCGACGAGTTCTTCTGA
- a CDS encoding D-alanyl-D-alanine carboxypeptidase family protein produces the protein MRTVPSLLLNTETIELLPATRLRARSNADARQLAQATWLLRRKHDGRYLATANAHGLHALVPRLMHEPGIEAALDRLDALPARGAITADEAWLPLHALQERLDQLGLAADAYAQRTGLPLQPEPATLHAAGDDRYRRPLWLSAGAARAWHALRHAAARDGVVLEVISGYRSHAYQLGIFARKFARGQTLEQILAVNAAPGFSEHHSGHALDIGMPDEPPAEESFERTPAFAWLREHAGAFGYRMSYPRDNPHGIVYEPWHWCWQEAACA, from the coding sequence ATGCGCACCGTTCCCAGCCTGCTGCTCAACACCGAGACCATCGAACTGCTGCCGGCCACGCGATTGCGCGCCCGCAGCAACGCCGACGCGCGGCAGCTCGCGCAGGCGACCTGGCTGCTGCGGCGCAAGCACGACGGGCGCTACCTGGCGACCGCGAACGCACACGGGCTGCACGCGCTGGTGCCGCGGCTGATGCACGAACCCGGCATCGAGGCGGCACTGGATCGACTCGACGCGCTGCCCGCACGCGGCGCGATAACCGCGGACGAGGCCTGGTTGCCGCTGCACGCGCTGCAGGAGCGGCTGGACCAGTTGGGCCTGGCCGCCGATGCCTACGCGCAGCGCACCGGCCTGCCGCTGCAGCCGGAACCGGCCACCCTGCACGCGGCCGGCGACGACCGCTACCGACGCCCGTTGTGGCTGAGCGCGGGCGCCGCACGCGCCTGGCACGCGCTGCGCCATGCCGCCGCGCGCGATGGCGTGGTGCTGGAGGTGATCTCCGGCTATCGCAGCCACGCCTATCAACTGGGCATCTTCGCGCGCAAGTTCGCCCGCGGGCAGACCCTGGAGCAGATCCTCGCGGTCAATGCCGCGCCGGGCTTCAGCGAGCACCACAGCGGGCACGCCCTGGACATCGGCATGCCCGACGAGCCGCCGGCCGAGGAAAGCTTCGAGCGCACGCCGGCCTTCGCCTGGCTGCGCGAACATGCCGGCGCCTTCGGCTACCGGATGAGCTATCCGCGCGACAACCCGCATGGCATCGTCTACGAACCCTGGCACTGGTGCTGGCAGGAGGCCGCTTGCGCATGA